Proteins encoded within one genomic window of bacterium:
- a CDS encoding MaoC family dehydratase, which translates to MAIIRKKTGNFLEDFRIGGVLRHKVGKTVTEGLFNAFTEFAMTTNPLHKNRRYAQLYGYRDLILPPGLVMAVVFSQSVEDVSENARANLEYVDMRFGAPVYLGDTIESTSIVLGVTPSSRDRSLGVVHVQTTGRNQHDEVVLTYERKVQVWKNAADAEVVKASTEAAPVHCHLQLPAYDAATPYRSLAHLSNDDTYFEDFTPGDVIEHSRGRTMTAEHIALTAMLDNTSQVHCNQHMIDQNPERFVGGQLIIFGGIPFQLCLGLSCPDVADNSLGDLVYRTGRHSAPLFAGDTVFASTEIVATRDFAGRPDLGVLDTILRGHKFVSRDGASEKVEIFYLERSLAVKRRSHYA; encoded by the coding sequence ATGGCCATCATCCGCAAGAAGACCGGCAACTTCCTCGAGGATTTCAGGATCGGCGGCGTGCTCCGCCACAAGGTCGGCAAGACGGTCACCGAGGGCCTGTTCAACGCCTTCACCGAGTTCGCGATGACCACCAACCCGCTGCACAAGAACCGCCGCTACGCGCAGCTCTACGGGTACCGCGACCTCATCCTGCCGCCCGGCCTGGTGATGGCGGTGGTCTTCAGCCAGAGCGTCGAGGACGTCTCCGAGAACGCCCGCGCCAACCTCGAGTACGTGGACATGCGCTTCGGCGCCCCGGTGTACCTGGGCGACACCATCGAGAGCACGTCGATCGTGCTCGGCGTGACGCCGTCGTCGCGCGACAGATCCCTCGGCGTCGTGCACGTCCAGACCACCGGCCGCAACCAGCACGACGAGGTCGTCCTGACCTACGAGCGCAAGGTGCAGGTGTGGAAGAACGCCGCCGACGCCGAGGTCGTCAAGGCGTCGACCGAGGCGGCGCCGGTGCACTGCCACCTGCAACTGCCCGCCTACGACGCCGCGACGCCGTACCGCTCGCTCGCCCACCTGAGCAACGACGACACCTACTTCGAGGACTTCACCCCGGGCGACGTCATCGAGCACTCCCGCGGCCGCACCATGACGGCGGAGCACATCGCCCTCACCGCGATGCTCGACAACACGTCACAGGTGCACTGCAACCAGCACATGATCGATCAGAACCCCGAGCGCTTCGTCGGCGGGCAGCTCATCATCTTCGGCGGCATCCCGTTCCAGCTCTGCCTCGGGCTCTCCTGCCCGGACGTCGCCGACAACTCGCTCGGCGACCTGGTCTACCGCACCGGCCGCCACAGCGCGCCGCTGTTCGCCGGCGACACCGTCTTCGCGTCGACCGAGATCGTCGCCACCCGCGACTTCGCCGGACGGCCCGATCTCGGCGTCCTCGACACCATCCTGCGCGGCCACAAGTTCGTCAGCCGCGACGGCGCCTCGGAGAAGGTCGAGATCTTCTATCTGGAGCGCTCGCTCGCGGTGAAGCGCCGCTCGCACTACGCCTGA